In Chryseobacterium gleum, a single genomic region encodes these proteins:
- a CDS encoding GAF domain-containing protein, producing the protein MSELKKRLSSILESPKHNTEEKLEKVCHLLDQEISYFNWTGFYFKNGDKDELILGPYVGAPTDHTIIPYGKGICGQVAVSNETFVVPDVHEESNYLSCSIDTKAEIVVPIFKDGKNIGQIDIDSHTIDPFTNEDRELLEWLCGEVAKIL; encoded by the coding sequence ATGTCAGAATTAAAGAAAAGACTTTCCTCAATTCTTGAAAGTCCAAAACATAATACAGAAGAAAAGCTTGAAAAGGTATGCCACCTGTTGGATCAGGAGATTTCCTACTTCAACTGGACAGGTTTCTATTTCAAAAACGGAGATAAGGACGAGTTGATTTTAGGCCCTTACGTAGGTGCCCCTACAGATCATACTATCATCCCTTACGGAAAAGGAATTTGCGGTCAGGTTGCGGTTTCCAATGAAACTTTTGTGGTTCCGGATGTACATGAAGAAAGCAATTATTTAAGCTGCTCTATCGATACAAAGGCAGAAATCGTAGTTCCTATTTTTAAGGATGGAAAAAATATCGGTCAGATCGATATTGATTCTCATACCATTGATCCGTTTACCAACGAAGACCGTGAATTGCTGGAATGGCTTTGTGGGGAAGTAGCCAAAATTTTGTAA
- a CDS encoding cupin domain-containing protein has translation MYGGKGTVYMLQMFDQKELANNRLAAYMVLLNKGDESGFHTHNLRNEQELYVVVHGTGEYRERTGTEGPIRKKILHKGDITAISSIGYHSIENTGNKPLIMFVITTNNS, from the coding sequence ATGTATGGCGGAAAGGGAACGGTATATATGCTCCAGATGTTTGACCAGAAAGAACTGGCCAATAACCGTCTGGCCGCCTATATGGTTTTATTGAACAAAGGAGATGAATCCGGGTTTCATACCCATAATCTGAGAAATGAGCAGGAGCTGTATGTAGTTGTACACGGAACCGGAGAATATCGTGAAAGAACCGGAACGGAAGGACCCATCCGGAAGAAAATTCTTCACAAAGGAGATATTACGGCTATCAGTTCGATTGGATACCATTCCATCGAAAACACAGGGAATAAACCTTTAATTATGTTTGTGATTACGACCAATAATTCATAA
- a CDS encoding ABC transporter substrate-binding protein: MKIVSLVPSITEALFDLGLTENEVIGRTKFCIHPQEKIKNVSVIGGTKNINIEKIKALQPDLIIANKEENVKEQVEALMEDYKVMVTNIDTIEDNYYLLKNLGKLFGKEEKAQLYNLKIYDVLNQAKLDSPVKAAYLIWKNPYMTIGSDTFIHRILSEIGFQNIFKDKTRYPQITTEDLGDADVIMLSSEPFPFKEKHIEELKVFYPDKKIMIVDGEAFSWYGTHIAKCENYFKELLTEIHLMQQS, from the coding sequence ATGAAAATCGTTTCACTTGTACCTTCTATTACGGAAGCATTATTTGACCTTGGACTGACCGAAAATGAAGTAATAGGAAGAACAAAATTCTGTATTCATCCTCAGGAAAAAATAAAAAATGTTTCAGTAATCGGCGGGACGAAAAACATCAATATTGAGAAAATTAAAGCCCTGCAGCCAGACCTTATCATTGCCAATAAGGAGGAAAACGTAAAAGAACAGGTGGAAGCTTTAATGGAGGATTATAAAGTAATGGTGACCAATATTGACACCATTGAAGACAATTATTACCTTCTTAAAAATCTTGGAAAACTTTTTGGGAAAGAAGAGAAAGCCCAACTTTACAATCTTAAAATTTATGATGTACTGAATCAGGCAAAGCTAGACAGTCCTGTTAAAGCAGCATATCTTATCTGGAAAAATCCTTACATGACAATTGGTTCAGATACTTTTATTCACAGAATCTTATCGGAAATCGGTTTTCAAAATATTTTCAAGGACAAAACCCGTTATCCTCAAATCACTACTGAGGATCTGGGAGATGCTGATGTTATTATGCTTTCCTCTGAACCTTTTCCATTTAAAGAAAAACATATTGAAGAACTGAAGGTTTTCTATCCTGATAAAAAGATAATGATTGTAGACGGAGAGGCATTTTCTTGGTATGGAACCCATATTGCAAAATGTGAAAATTATTTCAAAGAATTACTGACCGAAATTCACCTCATGCAGCAGAGCTAA
- the mgtE gene encoding magnesium transporter: MNSRDELIFNPADIAETLSELPADERLLAFLKVPKEYKAEVFSHLDPDFQEDTIRSIGSDEVSEILNAMTPDDRTALFEDFPDELIKYSINHLNPQERRIALKLLGYNSDSIARLMTPYYIQIRKEWTVKRCLQQIKKVGKRVETMNYLYVVDERNRLIDDLAIGTLLLEEEDTLVSDITDNHFVAITTTTSKEDAVTYFEKYDRGALPIITEAGVLVGIVTIDDILDQIEQQNTEDIQKFGGLEALDLPYTQTSWTEMIKKRATWLIILFVSEMLTASAMGYFDKEIEKAVVLALFVPLIISSGGNSGSQAATLIIRAMALQEINLKDWWYVMRKEIISGLCLGAILGVIGFIRIMLWQQIGLFDYGQYWVYVGLSVSVSLIAIVLWGTLSGSMIPFVLKKLKLDPATSSAPFVATLVDVTGLIIYFTVAGLFLTGKLL, encoded by the coding sequence TTGAATTCTAGAGACGAACTTATCTTCAACCCTGCCGATATTGCCGAAACTCTCAGCGAACTTCCTGCTGATGAGAGGCTGCTCGCGTTCCTGAAGGTTCCGAAAGAGTACAAAGCAGAAGTTTTTTCACACCTTGATCCTGATTTCCAGGAAGATACCATCAGAAGTATCGGGAGCGATGAAGTTTCTGAAATCCTGAATGCGATGACTCCGGATGACAGAACGGCTCTTTTCGAGGATTTTCCGGACGAGCTGATCAAGTATTCCATCAATCATCTTAACCCGCAGGAAAGAAGAATTGCTTTAAAGCTTCTAGGGTATAACTCAGACTCTATTGCCCGTCTGATGACGCCTTATTATATTCAGATCCGTAAGGAATGGACAGTAAAAAGATGTCTGCAGCAGATCAAAAAGGTAGGAAAAAGAGTGGAAACCATGAACTACCTGTATGTGGTAGATGAAAGAAACCGCTTAATTGATGACCTTGCCATCGGAACTTTACTACTGGAAGAAGAAGATACGCTTGTTTCTGATATTACAGACAATCATTTCGTAGCGATTACCACTACAACTTCTAAAGAAGATGCGGTGACGTATTTCGAAAAGTATGACCGCGGTGCCCTTCCCATTATTACGGAAGCCGGTGTTCTGGTAGGAATTGTAACGATTGACGACATTCTCGATCAGATTGAGCAGCAGAATACAGAAGATATCCAGAAGTTCGGGGGATTGGAAGCCCTGGACCTTCCGTATACGCAGACATCATGGACTGAAATGATTAAAAAGAGAGCAACCTGGCTGATCATTCTATTTGTTTCGGAAATGCTGACTGCTTCTGCGATGGGATATTTTGATAAAGAAATTGAGAAAGCTGTTGTGCTGGCCTTATTTGTTCCGTTGATCATTTCCAGCGGAGGAAATTCCGGATCACAGGCAGCAACACTGATTATCCGTGCCATGGCGCTTCAGGAAATCAATCTGAAAGACTGGTGGTACGTTATGAGAAAAGAGATTATTTCCGGATTATGCCTGGGAGCAATTTTAGGAGTTATCGGATTTATAAGAATCATGCTCTGGCAGCAGATTGGTCTGTTCGATTACGGCCAATACTGGGTATATGTAGGATTAAGCGTCTCTGTTTCCCTGATTGCCATTGTATTATGGGGAACATTATCAGGTTCCATGATCCCGTTTGTATTAAAGAAATTAAAACTTGACCCTGCCACTTCTTCAGCTCCATTTGTAGCAACATTGGTGGATGTTACGGGACTTATCATCTATTTTACGGTAGCCGGACTTTTCTTAACCGGAAAACTTTTGTAA
- a CDS encoding bacteriocin-like protein → MKNLKKLSRNAAKEINGGLGPFRCSITRPCSVGYCCNGECLDHDCMIEP, encoded by the coding sequence ATGAAAAATCTAAAAAAACTAAGCAGAAATGCTGCCAAAGAAATCAATGGCGGCTTAGGACCGTTCAGATGCAGCATCACAAGACCTTGCTCTGTTGGGTATTGCTGTAACGGAGAATGTCTGGATCATGACTGTATGATAGAGCCTTAA
- a CDS encoding bacteriocin-like protein, with the protein MKNLKKLSRQVQKEIKGSGPFKRCTEHYECPGGSCCHNTCVVNPCPLE; encoded by the coding sequence ATGAAAAATCTAAAAAAGCTAAGCAGACAAGTACAAAAGGAAATCAAAGGCAGCGGGCCTTTCAAAAGATGTACAGAACATTATGAATGTCCGGGTGGATCATGTTGCCACAACACCTGTGTTGTTAATCCATGTCCTCTGGAATAA
- a CDS encoding bacteriocin-like protein has protein sequence MKNLKKLSREKAKQVNGGSMERCSDTNPCTVGWCCFGICSPFICIE, from the coding sequence ATGAAAAATCTAAAGAAACTCAGTAGAGAAAAAGCAAAACAAGTTAATGGAGGATCAATGGAAAGATGCAGTGACACTAATCCATGCACAGTAGGATGGTGTTGTTTCGGAATCTGCTCACCCTTTATCTGTATTGAATAA
- the rpsO gene encoding 30S ribosomal protein S15 gives MYLTTDKKQEIFAKHGKSAQDTGSAEGQIALFTFRINHLSAHLKSNHKDFNTEKSLVKLVGKRKRLLDYLKNKDIARYRAIIAELGLRK, from the coding sequence ATGTACTTAACAACAGACAAAAAGCAGGAAATTTTCGCAAAACACGGAAAATCTGCACAAGACACAGGAAGTGCTGAAGGACAAATTGCACTTTTCACTTTCAGAATTAACCACCTTTCTGCTCACTTGAAGAGCAATCACAAAGATTTCAACACTGAAAAATCTTTGGTTAAATTGGTAGGTAAGAGAAAAAGATTACTAGATTACCTTAAAAATAAAGATATCGCAAGATACAGAGCGATCATCGCTGAACTAGGTTTAAGAAAATAA
- a CDS encoding DUF4260 domain-containing protein, with protein sequence MKTQLQLEYAAFLLLGIYAFAQTGYSWWWFAGLFLAPDISMLGYTVNNKVGAFFYNLFHHFGVAIIIYLAGTALSLPYLQIAGAILFSHSAFDRILGYGLKYPDSFQNTHLGKIGKKAE encoded by the coding sequence ATGAAAACACAATTACAGCTTGAATACGCAGCATTTCTATTGTTAGGAATTTATGCTTTTGCCCAGACAGGATATTCCTGGTGGTGGTTTGCCGGATTATTCCTTGCACCGGACATTTCCATGTTGGGTTATACGGTTAATAATAAAGTGGGTGCTTTCTTTTACAATCTGTTCCATCATTTCGGAGTTGCCATTATCATTTATCTTGCAGGTACAGCTCTATCTCTGCCCTATTTACAAATTGCCGGGGCCATCTTATTTTCCCATTCTGCATTTGACAGAATTTTAGGATATGGTTTGAAATATCCGGACAGTTTTCAGAATACGCATTTGGGAAAAATTGGTAAGAAGGCTGAGTAG
- a CDS encoding sugar MFS transporter — protein sequence MINKEVQSKGRNYTVPLITITLLFFMWGFITCMNDILIPYLKQLFSLTFFESMLVQFCFFGAYFIGSLIYFLISITKGDPINKLGYKKGILFGIFLAALGCVLFYPAATFSYYPLFLGALFILGLGFTVLQITANAYVSLLGSEESASSRLNMTQAFNAFGTTIAPVLGGHLIFEFFSSPDGSFSAVATRIPYLIFAGILLLVALLISRVKLPSFQMGEEEVVKGWGALEFSHLKFGVFAMFCYVGGEVAVGSFIISFLEQPQIMGFNEIISKNYLSLYWGGAMIGRFLGAISLNQSLSQKKKAVYMLGAAGAVFLVIFSIVNLTFSQISFFLVFIVLNFIAFFVGKAAPARTLSIFAAINVALLISAMVNYGELAMYSILGIGIFNSIMFSNIYTLAISGLGKYTSQGSSLVVMAILGGAIVPIFQGYLADQFGVQHSFIIPVFCYLVILIFGAYCTKYLGHVESTEAKAGH from the coding sequence ATGATTAATAAAGAAGTACAATCCAAAGGCAGGAATTATACGGTTCCATTGATTACCATCACCCTGCTGTTTTTTATGTGGGGCTTCATCACCTGTATGAATGACATCCTGATCCCCTATCTGAAGCAACTTTTCAGTCTTACCTTTTTCGAATCCATGCTGGTACAGTTCTGTTTCTTCGGGGCTTACTTTATCGGATCTCTGATTTATTTCCTGATCTCTATCACGAAAGGGGATCCCATCAATAAATTAGGATATAAAAAAGGAATTCTTTTCGGAATTTTCCTGGCGGCGCTGGGCTGTGTACTGTTCTATCCTGCAGCTACATTTTCGTATTATCCGCTGTTTCTGGGCGCCTTGTTTATTTTAGGACTAGGCTTTACCGTATTGCAGATTACTGCCAATGCGTATGTTTCCTTGCTGGGAAGTGAAGAATCTGCCTCAAGCCGACTGAATATGACACAGGCATTCAATGCATTCGGGACAACCATTGCACCGGTGCTCGGAGGGCATCTTATTTTTGAATTTTTCTCTTCTCCGGATGGATCCTTCAGCGCAGTAGCTACAAGAATTCCTTATCTTATTTTCGCAGGAATCCTTTTGTTGGTAGCTTTATTGATTTCAAGAGTTAAGCTGCCTTCGTTCCAGATGGGTGAAGAAGAAGTCGTAAAAGGCTGGGGAGCACTGGAGTTCAGTCATCTGAAATTCGGGGTATTTGCTATGTTCTGCTATGTGGGCGGAGAAGTTGCTGTGGGAAGTTTTATCATCAGTTTCCTGGAACAACCGCAGATAATGGGCTTTAATGAAATCATCAGCAAAAATTATCTTTCCCTATATTGGGGAGGGGCCATGATCGGACGTTTTCTTGGTGCAATTTCATTGAATCAATCTTTAAGCCAGAAAAAAAAGGCTGTTTATATGCTTGGGGCGGCAGGAGCTGTTTTCCTTGTCATCTTCAGTATTGTGAACCTTACTTTTTCTCAGATCAGCTTTTTCCTGGTATTCATCGTTCTCAATTTCATTGCCTTTTTTGTGGGTAAAGCGGCTCCGGCAAGAACGTTATCCATCTTTGCAGCGATTAATGTAGCTTTATTGATTTCCGCTATGGTAAATTATGGTGAACTGGCGATGTACAGTATTCTGGGAATCGGAATTTTCAATTCTATTATGTTCTCCAATATTTATACACTGGCTATTTCAGGATTGGGTAAATATACCAGTCAGGGATCATCATTAGTGGTTATGGCCATTTTAGGAGGAGCTATTGTTCCTATTTTCCAGGGCTATCTTGCAGACCAGTTTGGGGTACAACATTCCTTTATTATTCCTGTATTCTGCTATCTGGTTATTCTGATCTTCGGAGCATACTGTACCAAATATCTTGGTCATGTGGAAAGCACTGAAGCTAAAGCAGGTCATTAA